One segment of Solanum stenotomum isolate F172 chromosome 1, ASM1918654v1, whole genome shotgun sequence DNA contains the following:
- the LOC125849105 gene encoding ethylene-responsive transcription factor 2-like isoform X2, whose amino-acid sequence MNLSIDDDEIFSLPSLDELESITHLLYDDDSDFFETLSPMSLDSTTLLPNNPTSNSPESPIRPEPPEETKETSVAREREESAPQDWRRFIGVRRRQWGTFSAEIRDPNRRGARLWLGTYESPQDAALAYDQAAYKIRGTKARLNFPDLIGSDVPMPPRVTARRRTRSRSRSPEPSTTSSSSSSSSSSSSSLENGTKKRKIDLINSIAKAKLLCRVNLQMLIQM is encoded by the coding sequence ATGAATCTTTcaattgatgatgatgaaatcTTCTCTTTACCTAGCCTCGATGAACTTGAATCTATCACACATCTTCTTTATGATGATGATTCCGATTTTTTCGAAACTCTTTCACCAATGAGTTTAGATAGCACAACATTATTACCTAATAATCCTACCTCAAATTCACCTGAATCCCCCATAAGACCGGAGCCTCCGGAGGAAACAAAGGAAACATCTGTGGCGCGCGAACGCGAAGAAAGCGCGCCACAAGATTGGAGGCGGTTCATAGGAGTGAGGCGAAGGCAGTGGGGCACGTTTTCAGCCGAAATAAGAGATCCAAATAGGAGAGGAGCGAGGCTGTGGCTCGGAACTTATGAGTCTCCGCAAGATGCAGCATTGGCTTATGACCAAGCCGCTTACAAGATTCGGGGTACCAAAGCTCGGCTCAATTTTCCTGACTTAATTGGCTCGGACGTGCCTATGCCACCTAGAGTAACGGCTAGGCGTCGTACCCGCTCACGCTCGCGCTCACCCGAGCCATCAACAACTTCTTCGTCCTCATCTTCGTCCTCGTCCTCGTCCTCGTCCTTGGAAAATGGGacgaaaaaaaggaaaatagatttGATAAACTCAATAGCCAAAGCCAAGCTACTCTGTCGTGTGAATTTACAAATGTTGATACAAATGTGA
- the LOC125849105 gene encoding ethylene-responsive transcription factor 2-like isoform X1, producing MNLSIDDDEIFSLPSLDELESITHLLYDDDSDFFETLSPMSLDSTTLLPNNPTSNSPESPIRPEPPEETKETSVAREREESAPQDWRRFIGVRRRQWGTFSAEIRDPNRRGARLWLGTYESPQDAALAYDQAAYKIRGTKARLNFPDLIGSDVPMPPRVTARRRTRSRSRSPEPSTTSSSSSSSSSSSSSLENGTKKRKIDLINSIAKAKLLCRVNLQMLIQMGEPQAS from the exons ATGAATCTTTcaattgatgatgatgaaatcTTCTCTTTACCTAGCCTCGATGAACTTGAATCTATCACACATCTTCTTTATGATGATGATTCCGATTTTTTCGAAACTCTTTCACCAATGAGTTTAGATAGCACAACATTATTACCTAATAATCCTACCTCAAATTCACCTGAATCCCCCATAAGACCGGAGCCTCCGGAGGAAACAAAGGAAACATCTGTGGCGCGCGAACGCGAAGAAAGCGCGCCACAAGATTGGAGGCGGTTCATAGGAGTGAGGCGAAGGCAGTGGGGCACGTTTTCAGCCGAAATAAGAGATCCAAATAGGAGAGGAGCGAGGCTGTGGCTCGGAACTTATGAGTCTCCGCAAGATGCAGCATTGGCTTATGACCAAGCCGCTTACAAGATTCGGGGTACCAAAGCTCGGCTCAATTTTCCTGACTTAATTGGCTCGGACGTGCCTATGCCACCTAGAGTAACGGCTAGGCGTCGTACCCGCTCACGCTCGCGCTCACCCGAGCCATCAACAACTTCTTCGTCCTCATCTTCGTCCTCGTCCTCGTCCTCGTCCTTGGAAAATGGGacgaaaaaaaggaaaatagatttGATAAACTCAATAGCCAAAGCCAAGCTACTCTGTCGTGTGAATTTACAAATGTTGATACAAAT GGGGGAGCCACAAGCGTCCTAG